In Gymnogyps californianus isolate 813 chromosome 1, ASM1813914v2, whole genome shotgun sequence, the following are encoded in one genomic region:
- the NUP37 gene encoding nucleoporin Nup37: MKQDSTRNTAYTVDCEDYVHVVKFNPFDSGDACSLIAYGGNNYVVVGTCRFQEEDAEVEGMQYKALRTFHHGIRVDAIAWSPETRLDALPPQIRFCTAASDRKLRLFTSDLQDKNEFKTFDGHSDYINDLVFAPKEGQEVASVSDDHTCRVWDLEGNEKAHFVLRSPGMSVCWHPEEAFKLMVAEKNGTIRFYDLITQQAILSLECEQTPLMSADWCLKNTLKIGAVAGSDWLIWDITRSSYPQDKRPVHVDRARLFRWSRVNENLFATTGYPGKTTTQLLVHHLGHPQPILTGTAAVGSGLTWHRTLPLCAVGGDHKIFFWVTEM, encoded by the exons atgaagcaagaTTCTACTAGAAACACTGCTTACACTGTGGATTGTGAAGATTATGTGCACGTGGTAAAATTCAATCCATTTGATAGTGGAGATGCATGTTCCCTCATTGCATATGGTGGCAATAATTACGTAGTTGTTGGGACGTGCAGATTTCAG GAGGAGGATGCGGAAGTGGAAGGCATGCAATATAAGGCGCTAAGAACGTTTCATCATGGAATCCGAGTTGATGCCATAGCATGGAGTCCAGAAACTAGACTTGATGCTTTACCTCCCCAGATAAG GTTTTGTACTGCGGCTTCTGACAGGAAGTTAAGGCTATTTACTTCAGACCTGCAGGACAAGAATGAATTTAAG ACATTTGATGGCCACTCAGATTACATTAATGATCTGGTGTTTGCTCCCAAAGAAGGTCAAGAAGTTGCAAGTGTAAGTGATGATCACACATGCAG ggTCTGGGATTTGGAAGGAAATGAGAAGGCTCATTTTGTTTTACGTTCTCCTGGAATGAGTGTTTGCTGGCATCCTGAGGAGGCTTTTAAG CTGATGGTAGCAGAGAAGAATGGAACAATACGATTCTATGATCTAATTACACAGCAGGCCATTCTCTCCCTAGAGTGTGAACAAACGCCACTGATGTCAGCAGActggtgtttaaaaaatactcttaaaattGGAGCAGTTGCTGGAAGTGATTGGCTAATCTGGGATATCACTCGCTCCAG TTATCCACAGGATAAGAGACCCGTCCATGTTGATCGAGCCAGATTATTCAG GTGGTCCCGAGTGaatgaaaatctgtttgcaaCCACTGGATATCCAGGAAAGACAACTACTCAACTGCTTGTTCATCATTTAGGACATCCCCAG cccattCTTACTGGCACTGCAGCTGTAGGTTCTGGTTTGACATGGCATAGAACTCTTCCATTATGTGCAGTCGGAGGAGATcataaaattttcttctgggTAACTGAAATGTAA